Below is a genomic region from Gemmobacter sp. 24YEA27.
CCCTGCATAAGACAGGATGGTAGAGGCATCGACGCGCTCATTTCCTTCGACCTTCACCGCTGAGAAGGCGAAAACCTGGGCGAAGGCGGGCTTCAGCCAGACCGGCGTCGAGGCCACCGATCCGAGCAGAACCGCAGTCACAAGCGTGACCCCGGCAACCCTTTTGCGGCCACCGGCAATACCACTGGCGCGCTGCTGTTTCCGGATCGAGCTTTTCACCATGACCTGCCACGCGCTCCGCAGTAGAAATTTCCCTGTGTCTGACTAACGACAAAGCTGGCCCTTGTCAAAAGCCTGCGGTCCTTGTGGATAAGTCTGGCAGATATAGTATGTCGCCCCACTGATCGCCGCAGACGAGGCAGGCAACTTAAGGGCAGCACAACCCGCAGGAAGCTGCAGCCAGATCGAATGCATCGATATGCTGAGAAATCGGCAGAAATGCGCGCCCGGACCGGGGGATTCCCGCCGCCATCCCCGCTGCCTGTTCGCCGAAAAAGCGAAAACCCGGCGCAAAAGAGCCGGGTTCAGATCATTTCTCACCAATGGCGCTAAAACACAGAGCAGTCAGCAAGCGGCGGAAATCTGCCTGGCCTCACCACTTGCACCGGCTCAGGGCGTAATTTGCAAGGGCGCCGCATAATAGCCCAGAATGGCGGATCCAAGAAACGCGCCGGCAAGAAGGCCCACGACAATCGTTCCCATGGTGAAAATACGGTCGAAATTGATCCTGGCGAGCAGGACAAGACCCGGGAAAGTGCGTTCAACCATCTGCATAGCATCACCTCTTGTTAGGCAGAGGGATAGGCCGTGAATCTGGCGAGACTATGGCGCAAATCGCGCAAGATCCGGCGGTGCCGGGAAAACCGCCCCGGCCACCGCCGTCAATGTCAGACGCAGGTGACGTCATTCCACAGGGCAAAGGCCATCAGCGACAGAAGCAGTGTCAGCCCCACCGTCATCAGAACCCGCAGCGCCCCGTCCGAGGGCGGTTTGCCCGTCACTGCCTCAAAGGCGTGAAACACAAGATGGCCGCCATCGAGCACCGGAATCGGCAGCAGGTTCAGGATCCCGACCCCCAGCGACAGCACCGCGAGCATGCTCAAAAAGCCCATGGTCCCGGTTTTCGCCGCGTCTCCCATGGTTTCGGCCATGCCGATCACGCCCGACATATTGCAGGTCGAAATCTGCCCGACGATCATATGCCACAGGCCCGAGAAGGTCGTTGTGGTCATATTCCACATCGCGCTGGCGGCGGTTGTGACCGCCTCCCAGACGCCGGCAGGGCGGCTCGCGGGCTCAAAGGTCATGCCGGAAAAAGCACCAAGCAGCCAGCGGCTCTCGAAACCGCCGCCGTCAGCCGCCGCGCGCGGCACATCGCGCGAACGCGGCGTCAGTTCCAGATCGAAGGTACGACCGTCGCGCCAGACCGTCAGCGGCAGGGTGCGGCCATTCGATCCGCGCACGATATCCGCCAGATCCTCAAACGCATTGATCTCCTTGCCATCTGCCCTGACCACCACGTCCCCGGCCTGAAGACCAGCATCAATCGCGGCCGATTTCACCTGCACGCCGCCCATCAGGCCGGGCTGCGGATGCGGCGCCAGCAGCGTCAGTTCCTGACCGTCCCGCTCGACGCGGAATTCCACCTCGGCTGTGCGCGGCAAGGCCCGCATCGCTTCGCCAAAGCTCTTATTGTCCGGTGTAGCCCGCCCGCCAAGCGCGAGAATGACATCGCCCTCCTGCAGCGTCTGCACCCCGGGCACCGGCACCAGCCTGCCCACGATAGGCCGGTCCAGCGATATGCCGTTGAACAATACCGTGCCCAGCAGGATCGCGAAGGTCAGAATGAAATTCGCCACCGGCCCCGCCAGCACGGTCGAAGCCCGCGCCCAGAGCGGTGCACCCGCCATCGTATGGCGGCGCTCAGACGCGCTCAGCCCCGAAGGCACTTCGGACCGGACAGAGGCCGCATCGGCATCACCGAGGAATTTCACATAGCCGCCAAAGGGAATCGCTGCGACCTGCCAGCGCGTGCCGCGCTTATCCACCCGCGACAGCAGCACCGGCCCGAAGCCCAGCGAGAAGACCTCGGCATGTATCCCCGACCAGCGTCCGATGATGTAATGGCCATATTCATGGATCGCCACGATGATCGAAAGCGCAACAATGAAGAAGACGACCGACCAGGCGGCCCCCGTGAGCAATCCGAGGATATCCATAAATCAGCCGTTCCTTATGCCTGTTCGTCTGCTTTTAGTCTGTTTGTCTGCTTTTTCGTCAGACCGCGTATTTCAGACCGCGCGCGCGGGGCAGCGGCGATCTCTGCCGCGCGGATCCTTGCGAGATGGTCCATCGCGAGCACATCCTCAAGAGAGCCTGCGTCTTTGTGAAGGCCGGAATCTGACGAAAGCCTGGTCAAAGTCGCCTCGACCAGCCGCGCCATATCCATGAACCCGATCTTACCCGCGAGGAAAAGATCCAGCGCGATCTCTTTTGCGGCATTGAAGGCGGCCCCGGCAAGGCCGCGGGTCTCCATCACCTCGCGCGCCAGCCGCAGGGCCGGAAAGCGGATCTCGTCGGGCGCCTCGAAACTCAGCCTCGCCAGTTTCGCAAGGTCAAGCCGCGCCACCGGGAGCGCCGCACGCGCGGGCCAGTTCAGCGCATAGCCGATCGGGTGGCGCATATCCGGCACGCCCAGATGCGCCATAACCGCGCCGTCCTGAAAGCCGACCATCGAATGGATGATGCTTTCGCGGTGGATGATCACCTCGATCTGATCGGGCCGGACGCCGAAGAGCTCGCGCGCCTCGATCACCTCAAGCGCCTTGTTGAACATCGAAGCGGAATCGATGGTGATCCGCTGCCCCATCGACCAGTTGGGATGCGCCAGCGCCTCGGCCACGGTCGCGCTCTCCAGCCGCGCCAGCGGCCAGTCACGCAAAGCTCCCCCCGAGGCGGTCAGGATGATGCGGTCAATCGTGTCGGTCTTTTCCCCGGCAAGGGCCTGAAAAATCGCCGAATGTTCGCTGTCGACCGGCAGGATATGCCCGCCGGTCGCGCGCATCCGCCGCATCATCAGCGGTCCGGCGGCGACCAGGCTTTCCTTATTCGCAAGTGCCAGCGTGGCACCGGCCTCAAGCGCGGTAAGGCCCGGAACCAGCCCCGCCGCCCCGATGATCGCATTCACCGTCAGGCTGACAGGGCGCGCAGCGGCCTCGCGGATCGCCTCCGGCCCGGCGGCGGTCGCGATCCCGCTGCCGGCAAGTGCCTCGCGCAGATCCCGCAGCAGCCCGGGTTCAGATGTCACCACGATTTCAGGCCTGAGCGCCCGCGCCTGTTCGGCCAGGAGCGCGATATTGCGCCCGCCAGTCAGCGCGGTGACGGAGAATGTGCCCTCGCCCGCACGGGTCACAAGGTCAATGGTCTGGGTGCCGACCGATCCGGTCGCGCCAAGGATGGATATTTTGCGCAAGACCTTACTCCGTCACGTCAAGCGGCAGGCTGTCCGCCATCGTCGCAACATCGCCGGGCGTCGGCAGGAAATGCAGCCCGAGATTGAGGATCACCGCCAGAACCGAGGCAAAAGCCAGCGCATCGAACCGGTCCAGCAATCCGCCATGGCCCGGGATCAGGTTCGAGGCATCCTTGACCCCTGCCCGCCGTTTGATCGCCGATTCCGCGATATCGCCCAGCTGCCCCGCGAAAGCGATCAGAGGCGAGACCCACAGAACAGCCGCGCCAAAGCCCGCATAATGCCAGAAGCCAAAGCCCACCAGCGCCGCCCCGATCCAGCCCGCCACCGTGCCGGACCAGGTCTTTTTCGGGCTGATCTTCGGCCAGAATTTCGGCCCGCCGAGGATGCGCCCCGCGAAATAGCCCAGCACATCCGAAGCGACCACCACCGACAGGAGCCAGGCGATCGCCACCACGCCATGCGTGTCGCTGCGCAGGATGATTAGCGCCATCGCCGTCATCACGATCACCAGCGCATAGGGGCCGAAGGCCAGAATATCGCGGCGCGGCGTCAGCACCCCGATCAGCGAGGGCAGCAAAAGAAATGGCAACGCCCAGGGCAGCGTGATCCCCATGACCAGAACCACAGCCGTGAGGGCCCCAAGCAGGATCGAGGCATCAAACCCCTGCCCGCGCGTCATCCGCGCCAGCTCCCACATCATCAGCGCCGAAGAGATCACCGCAAGCGCGAGAAACCAGATCCCGCCAAGCCAGATCGCTAACCCTCCGACCGCCAGCATGACAATGGCCGAAAGGATACGCGGCGCCAGATCCCCCCATCTTGCCGGTTTTTCGCCTGCGGATTTTGAGGTCATGGTTTTGCTCCGCCGAACCGGCGCTCCCGATTGCCGAAACGCGAAAGAATCGAGGCCAGTTCGTCCGGCGTGAAATCGGGCCAGAGCGTTTCGGTGAATTCATATTCCGAATAGGCCGCCTGCCAGACGAGAAAATTCGAGGTGCGGGTCTCGCCCGAGGTGCGGATCACCAGATCCGGATCGGGCACATCGCCGGTGTCCAGCGCATGAGAAAACGCGGCATCGGTCAGGTCGGCGGGGTTGAACCGCCCCTCGGCCGCCTCGGTCGCGATCCGGCGCGCGGCGCGCAGGATCTCGTCACGACCGCCGTAATTGATCGCAACGATCAGGTTCAGTCGCGTGAGATGCGCGGTCTTGGCCTCGATCCCCGCCATGAGACGCTGCAGCTTTGGCGCCAGACGCGAGCGGTCGCCGATAAAGCGCAACCGCACGCCTTCGCGCGCAAGGGCTGCCGCCTCGCGCTGGATGAAATGCGCGAAGATCCCCATCAGACCAAGGACTTCCTCGGT
It encodes:
- the rseP gene encoding RIP metalloprotease RseP — protein: MDILGLLTGAAWSVVFFIVALSIIVAIHEYGHYIIGRWSGIHAEVFSLGFGPVLLSRVDKRGTRWQVAAIPFGGYVKFLGDADAASVRSEVPSGLSASERRHTMAGAPLWARASTVLAGPVANFILTFAILLGTVLFNGISLDRPIVGRLVPVPGVQTLQEGDVILALGGRATPDNKSFGEAMRALPRTAEVEFRVERDGQELTLLAPHPQPGLMGGVQVKSAAIDAGLQAGDVVVRADGKEINAFEDLADIVRGSNGRTLPLTVWRDGRTFDLELTPRSRDVPRAAADGGGFESRWLLGAFSGMTFEPASRPAGVWEAVTTAASAMWNMTTTTFSGLWHMIVGQISTCNMSGVIGMAETMGDAAKTGTMGFLSMLAVLSLGVGILNLLPIPVLDGGHLVFHAFEAVTGKPPSDGALRVLMTVGLTLLLSLMAFALWNDVTCV
- the dxr gene encoding 1-deoxy-D-xylulose-5-phosphate reductoisomerase codes for the protein MRKISILGATGSVGTQTIDLVTRAGEGTFSVTALTGGRNIALLAEQARALRPEIVVTSEPGLLRDLREALAGSGIATAAGPEAIREAAARPVSLTVNAIIGAAGLVPGLTALEAGATLALANKESLVAAGPLMMRRMRATGGHILPVDSEHSAIFQALAGEKTDTIDRIILTASGGALRDWPLARLESATVAEALAHPNWSMGQRITIDSASMFNKALEVIEARELFGVRPDQIEVIIHRESIIHSMVGFQDGAVMAHLGVPDMRHPIGYALNWPARAALPVARLDLAKLARLSFEAPDEIRFPALRLAREVMETRGLAGAAFNAAKEIALDLFLAGKIGFMDMARLVEATLTRLSSDSGLHKDAGSLEDVLAMDHLARIRAAEIAAAPRARSEIRGLTKKQTNRLKADEQA
- a CDS encoding phosphatidate cytidylyltransferase, with the protein product MTSKSAGEKPARWGDLAPRILSAIVMLAVGGLAIWLGGIWFLALAVISSALMMWELARMTRGQGFDASILLGALTAVVLVMGITLPWALPFLLLPSLIGVLTPRRDILAFGPYALVIVMTAMALIILRSDTHGVVAIAWLLSVVVASDVLGYFAGRILGGPKFWPKISPKKTWSGTVAGWIGAALVGFGFWHYAGFGAAVLWVSPLIAFAGQLGDIAESAIKRRAGVKDASNLIPGHGGLLDRFDALAFASVLAVILNLGLHFLPTPGDVATMADSLPLDVTE
- the uppS gene encoding polyprenyl diphosphate synthase, with the protein product MVAAKTPDAAGPRISGSGISGSGISGSGTAISGPDAAAQAHLAQAGAGAARHVAIIMDGNGRWATNRGWPRLVGHRRGAERVREIVRAAPDMGLRWLTLYAFSTENWKRSTEEVLGLMGIFAHFIQREAAALAREGVRLRFIGDRSRLAPKLQRLMAGIEAKTAHLTRLNLIVAINYGGRDEILRAARRIATEAAEGRFNPADLTDAAFSHALDTGDVPDPDLVIRTSGETRTSNFLVWQAAYSEYEFTETLWPDFTPDELASILSRFGNRERRFGGAKP